A section of the Paenibacillus yonginensis genome encodes:
- the gndA gene encoding NADP-dependent phosphogluconate dehydrogenase has product MNKQQIGVVGLAVMGKNLALNIESKGFSVALYNRSPEKTKELLAEAPGRNFVGTYSIEEFVQSLETPRKILIMVKAGAPTDDTINQLVPFLSKGDILIDGGNAHFPDTQRRNQELEAQGIRFIGAGVSGGEEGALKGPAIMPGGQRDAYELVEPILTAISAKVNGDPCSTYIGEGGAGHYVKMVHNGIEYGDMQLIGEAYHLLRDVLNVSTDELHSIFSEWNNGELDSYLIEITADIFSKQDPSTGKPMVDMILDSAGQKGTGKWTSESALDLGVPLSIITESVFARFISAMKEERVAASKKLNGPAAKAYEGDRAEFIEAVRKALYASKIASYAQGFAQMKAASEHYGWGLNYGNIAMIFRGGCIIRARFLQNIKDAYDRDPALNNLFLDEYFGGVIENYQEAWRKVVAVAVTRGIPVPAFSSALAYYDSYRTERLPANLLQAQRDYFGAHTFERVDQPGSFHFQWMQNNE; this is encoded by the coding sequence GTGAACAAACAGCAAATCGGAGTAGTTGGCCTGGCCGTTATGGGCAAAAATCTGGCCTTGAATATTGAAAGCAAAGGTTTTTCGGTAGCCTTGTACAATCGTTCCCCGGAGAAAACGAAAGAACTGCTGGCCGAAGCACCAGGCAGAAACTTTGTCGGTACCTACAGTATTGAAGAATTTGTGCAGTCCCTGGAAACGCCGCGCAAAATCCTGATCATGGTCAAAGCGGGCGCACCGACGGATGACACGATCAATCAGCTGGTTCCATTCTTGAGCAAAGGCGACATTCTGATCGACGGCGGCAATGCGCATTTCCCGGATACACAACGCCGAAATCAGGAGCTGGAAGCCCAAGGCATCCGTTTCATCGGGGCCGGCGTATCCGGCGGTGAAGAAGGAGCGCTTAAAGGACCGGCTATTATGCCTGGCGGCCAGCGTGATGCGTATGAGCTGGTTGAGCCTATCCTGACGGCTATTTCCGCTAAAGTAAATGGAGATCCTTGCTCGACTTATATCGGAGAGGGCGGAGCCGGACATTATGTGAAGATGGTGCATAACGGCATCGAATACGGCGACATGCAGCTGATCGGAGAAGCGTACCATTTGCTGAGAGATGTGCTGAACGTAAGTACCGATGAACTGCACAGCATTTTCAGCGAATGGAACAACGGCGAGCTCGACAGCTATCTGATCGAGATTACGGCAGACATTTTCTCCAAACAGGATCCATCCACCGGCAAACCGATGGTCGACATGATTCTGGATTCCGCCGGCCAGAAAGGAACGGGCAAATGGACCAGTGAAAGCGCTCTGGATCTCGGCGTTCCGCTCTCCATTATTACGGAGTCCGTCTTCGCCCGCTTTATTTCGGCCATGAAAGAGGAACGTGTGGCCGCCAGCAAGAAGCTGAACGGTCCGGCAGCGAAGGCATATGAAGGAGACCGCGCGGAATTTATCGAAGCGGTGCGCAAGGCTCTTTATGCAAGTAAAATTGCCTCCTATGCACAAGGTTTTGCTCAGATGAAGGCCGCTTCCGAGCACTATGGCTGGGGCTTGAATTACGGCAACATTGCGATGATTTTCCGCGGCGGCTGTATCATTCGCGCCCGTTTCCTGCAGAACATCAAAGACGCTTATGACCGTGATCCGGCGCTTAACAACCTGTTCCTGGACGAATATTTCGGTGGCGTGATCGAGAACTATCAGGAGGCCTGGCGTAAAGTCGTGGCCGTTGCCGTAACCCGGGGCATTCCGGTTCCGGCTTTCTCTTCGGCACTGGCTTATTATGACAGCTACCGGACGGAACGGCTGCCAGCCAACCTGCTGCAGGCGCAAAGAGACTATTTCGGCGCTCATACGTTTGAACGGGTAGACCAGCCGGGCAGCTTCCATTTTCAATGGATGCAAAATAACGAATAA
- a CDS encoding LysR family transcriptional regulator, with product MTNNYELYKVFYWAAKTGSLTQAAKALFLTQPSVSHAIKQLEDSFGIPLFHRNAKGVILTQEGSMLYSYIEQSQILISLAEEKMAALKNLESGELRIGGSDSLFKHYLLPYLENFHRMYPNVKLHLNHGTTPEIISVLKEGKIDFGVVRMPIVDPQLEVKESFQLNDCFVAGEQYAELKDKVLSIDELLQYPIILFSRNSRVRMAITELFERYGYSIKPEIEVGSVDLLIEFARRGLGISYVTREFIARELAEGSLFEVKLDVEMPPSQVGIMIKHSLPLSNAAAKFIELIS from the coding sequence ATGACTAACAATTATGAGTTATACAAGGTGTTTTATTGGGCCGCCAAGACAGGCAGTCTCACACAAGCAGCCAAAGCGTTGTTTCTGACCCAGCCAAGCGTCAGCCATGCCATCAAACAGCTGGAGGACAGCTTTGGAATCCCCTTGTTCCACCGGAACGCCAAAGGCGTTATCCTCACCCAGGAGGGCTCCATGCTCTACTCTTATATCGAGCAGTCTCAAATCCTGATTTCATTGGCGGAAGAGAAAATGGCAGCTCTAAAAAATCTGGAAAGCGGAGAGCTGCGGATCGGCGGCAGCGATTCGCTGTTCAAACATTATTTGCTGCCATATCTGGAGAACTTTCACCGCATGTACCCGAATGTGAAGCTGCATTTAAACCATGGCACCACCCCGGAGATCATTTCGGTGCTGAAGGAAGGCAAAATTGATTTCGGCGTCGTGCGGATGCCAATTGTTGATCCGCAGCTTGAGGTCAAAGAAAGCTTCCAGCTGAACGATTGTTTTGTCGCAGGGGAGCAATATGCCGAGCTGAAGGACAAAGTGCTCAGCATTGATGAGCTGCTGCAGTACCCGATTATTCTGTTCTCCCGCAACAGCCGGGTTCGAATGGCCATTACTGAACTCTTTGAAAGGTACGGCTACAGCATTAAACCGGAAATCGAGGTCGGCAGCGTTGACCTGCTGATTGAATTTGCCCGCAGAGGACTGGGCATTTCTTATGTCACCCGGGAGTTTATCGCCAGAGAACTGGCGGAAGGTTCGCTGTTCGAGGTCAAGCTCGATGTGGAAATGCCGCCTTCCCAGGTCGGGATCATGATCAAACACAGCCTCCCGCTTTCCAATGCGGCAGCCAAATTTATAGAACTGATCTCTTGA
- the zwf gene encoding glucose-6-phosphate dehydrogenase codes for MEPVTLVLFGATGDLAKRKIYPALYNLYLEHKLPNTFSLVGLGRREWSDVKFRQQVEQSLREFSRSGVKEGANLEAFLQAFRYSVLNIDRMEDYSKLLSLVEEREQALQLPPNRLFYLSVGPEYFETIAANIHQSGLGSAKGWKRLVIEKPFGHDLQSARELNQYLSHFFKEEEIYRIDHYLGKPMVQGLEALWQANPAIQGLLKKQYISNVQITASETVGVEERAGYYDHVGALRDMVQNHMLQLLMMTATQLSGKSTPDQVSLKKKLAMEALDPLRKQDVSQHVVRGQYAAGSQRGLPVPGYKAEPGIPAGSTNETFVAVRMLINDFFWRGVPFYIRTGKRMGEKATRIVIEFKEPLAQPAGEQNDKAKPNLLIIELGPKERITMQLNMMDLAHKGGLKPVEVELLAGQTGLPEAYENLIHDALNGDSTYFAHWDEVELSWKWVQPILEAFEENLIPLYAYPAGSSGPRQAHELLAQDGNRWWLDAEEPEFAEEEPVQAREYAQSVNQ; via the coding sequence ATGGAACCCGTAACCCTTGTTTTATTTGGAGCAACCGGCGATCTCGCCAAAAGAAAAATTTATCCGGCCCTTTATAATTTATACCTTGAACATAAGCTGCCGAACACCTTTTCCCTGGTAGGTCTCGGGAGAAGAGAATGGAGCGACGTGAAGTTCCGCCAGCAGGTCGAGCAATCGCTTCGTGAATTCTCCAGAAGCGGAGTCAAGGAAGGCGCCAACCTGGAAGCTTTTCTGCAGGCATTCCGCTACAGCGTCTTGAACATTGACCGCATGGAGGATTATTCAAAGCTTCTGTCGCTGGTGGAAGAGCGGGAACAAGCTTTGCAGCTGCCGCCAAACCGCTTGTTCTACCTGTCGGTAGGCCCGGAATATTTTGAAACGATTGCCGCCAATATTCATCAGAGCGGACTTGGTTCCGCCAAAGGCTGGAAACGGCTGGTCATTGAGAAACCGTTTGGTCATGACTTGCAGTCGGCAAGAGAATTAAATCAATATTTAAGCCATTTCTTTAAAGAAGAAGAAATTTACCGCATTGACCATTATCTCGGCAAACCGATGGTTCAGGGACTGGAGGCACTGTGGCAAGCCAATCCGGCCATTCAGGGGCTGCTTAAGAAGCAATACATCTCCAATGTGCAGATTACGGCAAGCGAAACTGTCGGCGTAGAGGAAAGAGCCGGATATTACGATCACGTAGGCGCACTGCGGGATATGGTCCAAAACCATATGCTCCAGCTGCTCATGATGACCGCCACCCAGCTGTCCGGAAAAAGCACGCCGGATCAAGTCAGCCTGAAGAAAAAGCTGGCCATGGAAGCTCTTGATCCGCTCCGCAAGCAGGACGTAAGCCAGCATGTGGTCCGTGGCCAATATGCCGCCGGCAGCCAGCGGGGGCTCCCGGTTCCCGGCTACAAAGCCGAACCCGGCATTCCGGCAGGTTCCACCAATGAAACGTTTGTGGCTGTGCGGATGCTGATCAACGATTTCTTCTGGCGCGGGGTGCCGTTCTATATTCGCACCGGCAAACGTATGGGAGAGAAAGCCACTCGGATTGTTATTGAGTTCAAAGAGCCGCTGGCCCAGCCCGCAGGCGAACAGAACGACAAGGCGAAACCCAACCTGCTGATCATTGAATTGGGCCCGAAAGAGCGGATCACAATGCAGCTTAATATGATGGATCTTGCCCATAAAGGAGGGCTAAAGCCGGTGGAAGTGGAGCTTTTGGCCGGTCAAACCGGTCTTCCGGAAGCGTATGAGAACCTGATTCATGATGCTTTGAATGGGGATTCCACTTATTTTGCGCATTGGGACGAGGTGGAGCTGTCCTGGAAATGGGTACAGCCTATTTTGGAGGCCTTTGAAGAGAATCTGATCCCTCTTTATGCTTATCCGGCCGGTTCCAGCGGGCCCCGGCAGGCTCATGAGCTGCTGGCTCAGGACGGCAACCGCTGGTGGCTGGACGCGGAAGAACCGGAGTTTGCCGAAGAGGAACCCGTTCAAGCCCGGGAGTATGCACAAAGCGTCAATCAATAA
- a CDS encoding SDR family oxidoreductase gives MEHVQNKVVIITGASSGIGKATASLLAQYGAKVVLAARREERLLELANEINTKGGIAAYLKTNVSSAEEMNKLVQFAIAQYGRVDVLVNNAGIMPLSSLSELKIEEWDKMIDVNIKGVLYGIAAVLPVMREQKSGHVVNLSSISGYRVDPTAAVYSGTKFAVRATTEGLRQEESPASGIRTTLISPGVTNTELAESISSPEIKSWVAEMNKVAISPDSIARAIAFAINEPQDASVNEIIIRPTVQPT, from the coding sequence ATGGAACATGTACAGAACAAAGTCGTTATCATTACAGGAGCCTCCAGCGGGATTGGAAAAGCCACTGCCTCATTACTGGCCCAATACGGGGCAAAAGTGGTGCTTGCCGCCAGACGGGAAGAGCGGCTGCTAGAGCTTGCAAATGAAATTAACACAAAGGGCGGAATCGCTGCTTATCTAAAGACCAACGTTTCGTCAGCAGAAGAGATGAACAAGCTGGTTCAGTTCGCAATTGCCCAATATGGACGTGTTGACGTATTGGTGAATAACGCAGGCATCATGCCCTTGTCTTCACTGAGCGAACTTAAGATCGAAGAATGGGACAAGATGATTGACGTGAACATTAAAGGCGTATTGTACGGAATCGCTGCCGTGCTGCCGGTTATGAGGGAGCAGAAATCAGGACATGTTGTGAACCTGTCGTCCATCTCCGGTTATCGGGTCGATCCGACGGCTGCCGTTTACTCGGGCACTAAATTTGCAGTCCGGGCAACAACTGAAGGCTTAAGACAGGAGGAATCTCCTGCTTCAGGCATTCGTACCACCCTTATTTCTCCAGGGGTGACAAACACAGAATTGGCAGAATCGATCAGTAGTCCCGAGATCAAAAGCTGGGTAGCAGAGATGAACAAAGTGGCCATTTCCCCTGACAGCATTGCCAGAGCAATCGCTTTTGCCATTAACGAACCGCAGGATGCAAGCGTGAATGAAATCATCATCCGGCCTACGGTTCAGCCCACTTAA